DNA sequence from the Vibrio pelagius genome:
ACTCGCTTCGATAGGTAATGGCTCTCAATTTGATAAAAGTCGCGACTTCTCTGCTTGGTTAAGCTTAGTGCCAAAGCAGTATTCCACAGGAGGAAAGCCTCGGCTAGGTCGGATAACCAAACACGGTGATAAATACTTACGAACACTATTAGTTCACGGCGCAAGGACCGTGATTGCCAACCTTGGCGACAAGCAAGATAAGCTAAGTCAGTGGTGTCGAGGCGTTCTGGAGCGCAGAGGAATGAATCGAGCGATAGTGGCACTTGCCGCGAAGAACGCACGAATTATATGGTCGCTTTTATACAACCAAACTGAGTATGAGAACTATGCTGCTTAATACCAATCGTAGTAAATAATTGCTCACCCTAGCTTGTTAAAATGCTCGATAACTACGTTAGAATTTTTGATTGTAGAATAACTACTTATCGAAAAATTCTGCCTTGTTCTCAAGCCTTTTTCCTGCGCTATTTTTGATCACTTATTTACTGTGATTGGTATAAGTAGAAGCTTAAGCAGCATAAAAGAGTTAAACCCACCGGGTCATTGCAGACGCTAATGATGGAGATAGGTTAAGACCACTTGCGGAGAGCCTGTTAATGCGGCGGACACACTCGATGTCATCTAACGAATAAGGCACCGCAGTCGCGCAAAGTCATCAGGGCCACGATGAAAATAAAATCATCGATAAGTAGGCCGAATGTAGAGCGGCAGTCCAAAACCCATCAACACAAGTTTAGCGAATGTTTGACAACCGGGGGAATCCATGTAGCCGCGTTAAGTAGTGAGCAACGCAACCACGAAACCTAACCGTACCACCATAAACACAAAACCCAACGATGGAATGAAAAATGCCATGCGTTGGGAATCACTCTTAAACAGATTGTTATGAAACAGACTCATCACTCTCTGTTTCTTTCATAGACCAACCAGCAGCATATAGAATATGCTTTTCATGCAAGTCAGTCTGCGTTGTATGCGAATCAACAACAACTTCCTCAGACTTAACTTTTGGTATCACTGTAACAGGCTCAAGACCAAGACCTATAGTTGGTAAGTTTTTCCTAGATTCTATGACTTCTTTGAGCGTTGGTTTCTGAAGTGGTGTTCGCTTTTTACGTTTTGGTTTTCGTGTATGTTTGCGCTTAGATTTCTGTTCTTTCTTTTTTGCTTCCACAAAATCCAGGCTATCGATTAAAGTCTGCAATTCGCCTAACGCTTTAAAATTCAACCGTTTGGTTGGCGGTAATGCATGTACTGATTCATAAAAGCTTCGGATTTTTGCTTTCTCTTTCTTCGAGAAAACAAATTGTCCATTTGGGAACATTTGGCTATAGAAAGAGCCATAGCTAGCCATTGCTTTAGGATTTCTAAGCACCCCTACAAATTCACTAATGTCCATAGTTCCCTCTGTTTCATAGACATAATGACCCCCACGAGGTGCTAGCCTCCAATATCGTGGGTTAGCTAAAAGCCAGAGCCATAATTAGTGCGTCAAACAACTAAATTTGGAGGCTAGCATGAGTAAAGATAGCATAATTTTCATTGGCTTAGATACGCATAAGTCATTTATTCAAGTCGCTGTTTTACAAGAACATCGAGGGGCAAACCCACAACAGTTAGGCCGCATTAAATCCAATAAGTCTGCACTAATTAAATTGGCCAAACAACTGCAATCCAAGTATCCCAAAGCGACTCTGCACTTTGTCTATGAAGCGGGGCCATGTGGTTACTGGACTTATCGCTTGATTACGAGCCTTGGACACTGCTGCTATGTCGTCGCTCCATCGTTGATACCTAAGAAGCCTGGTGATCGAGTTAAAACTGACAAGCGAGATGCAGTGAAGCTCACGAAGTTGTTAAAAGCCGAAGAGCTTACACCCATCTATGTACCGGAAGCCGAGGATGAAGCCATTCGAGACCTCTCACGTGCCAGAGAAACGGCCATGAAAGATCTCAAAGACGCAAAGTTCCAACTCAAAGGCTTTCTTCTTCGCAATAATATCCAAGCTACGGTGAATGATAACTGGTCTAAAAAGCATCTACGGTGGCTGACCGACCTCATTCTTCCTCACCATAGTCAACAAATCGTCTTACAAGAGATGATCATCACTATCAATGAACGCATACAACGCCTTCAACGACTCGACAACGAACTGCTCCATCAGGTTAAAAACTGGCGATATTATCCTGTAGTGAAAGCCATACAAGCTATGCGTGGAGTGAGGTTACTCGTAGCTCTCGGCACAATAGCTGAACTGGGTGACCTACGACGGTTCGACCATCCAAGAAAACTTATGGCTTACCTTGGACTTGTACCAACAGAAAACTCTAGTGGAGGTAAAACTCGCCGCGGCAGTCTGACAAAGTGTGGTAACAGTCGGGCTAGACGGTTGCTCGTTGAAGGCGCACATACCTATAAACACAAAGCGAACATCTCCGTAGAGCTTCAACTAAGGCAAGAAGGACTACCTAAAGAGATCGTCGATATTGCTTGGCAAGCCCAGCAAAGGTTATGTCGTCGTTACCAACGGCTACTGCAAAAAGGTAAACACCGAAATGTCGTTGTTGTCGCCATTGCAAGAGAGATGATCGCCTACATCTGGGCGATTGCTCGTGAAGTTGTCATCAGCGACGTAGATCCTAAAACACGAATCGCTCGTTTACCGGCATGAAGAAAGAATTAGTGTTATCGCATTGGATAAAGCATCGGGAGTGGCACAAACACCGACGGCGTTAGGACGGCAATATAGCTTCGGCTATATTGAACCACGAGCATAGACTGAAGACAGGTGCTACGACGGAACAAGTAAGGTAGGCTCTACTCATCAAACGATGAGCAATCCACGTATATCAGCATGAGAACCGACGACATTACTTGCTTCATCTATGTGATAACACTATCCCCTAAATAACAAGAAAGGCTCTATAAATGCGGGAGCAGAAACTTCTACGCTCTTATTGACAGTGGGGGTCATATCAACGCCGCATTAAGGTGTGAGCGACGCTTGGCTATACTTGAGCGAAGCGAAACTGCCAAGCGTTGCGAATCACTCTTAAATGCTTTGTTAGCCTAACCTTTTAAACTGCTCATATAGTTCATTGCTCTCCCTATGTTCTAAAAGTAGTGAAGCATTCAATGCATAAGAATGAGAACAATTAAACTTTGGGCTTGCCACGATTTGCTTCCATTTTTTCCCATTCAGAGCCTTGCTGAAAGGATTAACTAATTCATTAAGCTCTTCTAAAGAAAGGCTATTTTCTTCTGCGGAATACAAGTAACTACGATTCGAGAACATCCTAAACCTCAACTCTTCAGCTAACCGATCAAAGCTTCTAATGTTAACCTTGTGCGCGTCCTCGTAGCGGCGGCGATATTTAACCATATCAAGCATTTCAGCACGACGTCCTATGTATATGGTATAGATATAACGAGGCTTTTGAAAAACCAAAGCACTTTTAGAAGGGAACAACCTATTGCTCTGAGGGGTGTTATCCGTAATCCAATCACGCCAGTCTTCAATCTGCTTCAAAGCATCAGCTAGCTTCTGTGAAGCTTTACCATGCTTGGTAAAAATCTTATCTGTGGGCTTCTCTATCTCTATTAATTCATAGATGAATCCATTACTTCCATCATCAATAAGACGTACAAAGTCTGTTTGATGATCATCTCCAAGATTGAGTTTACTTGCGCACATTAATGTTCTTATATCATCACAAAAGAAGAGTCCCGCGTGTTCACTTAAGAAAGCATGACACATTTCTTCACTAACTTTTTGTGAGCTTATTAGATCTAACCATTGTTCTGAGACTTCTTGAATCAATGCTCTATTGGAGTTCATAAGCTCCCAATTATTCATCTTATATCCCTAATCATTTGACTTGTGAGTGTTGGGGGTAGGCTAACAGCTCTATTAGACAGAATAATTCTGCATTTTACCTTTGCAACAATTCTGTCTAGTAATCTGTACTGTTTGGCTAAGCCTAACTAACCTTTGTAATAACAGTACCTTACCTACTTCTCGTTGTTCCTAATGTGACCAAAAGCAGAATTATTCTGTATAGTTCCAAAAAATGTAGAAACAGCCAAATAGGTTGGTTACTCATCATCTTCTTGGTTGAACTCTTAGCCGCAGTGTGGGCATAGGTCGCCTTGGTTATACATGACCACTCCTTAGCGGTGCAGAATTAGCCTGTGTATAAGTCAAGGCCGGTTTTCTTGCCTTTAATAAGAATGGTTACACCCTACTCATTTGAGCATGTGATCTGCCAGCCGAGATTGTCGCCGACTTTGGTGCGATTCCATGC
Encoded proteins:
- a CDS encoding IS110 family transposase; its protein translation is MSKDSIIFIGLDTHKSFIQVAVLQEHRGANPQQLGRIKSNKSALIKLAKQLQSKYPKATLHFVYEAGPCGYWTYRLITSLGHCCYVVAPSLIPKKPGDRVKTDKRDAVKLTKLLKAEELTPIYVPEAEDEAIRDLSRARETAMKDLKDAKFQLKGFLLRNNIQATVNDNWSKKHLRWLTDLILPHHSQQIVLQEMIITINERIQRLQRLDNELLHQVKNWRYYPVVKAIQAMRGVRLLVALGTIAELGDLRRFDHPRKLMAYLGLVPTENSSGGKTRRGSLTKCGNSRARRLLVEGAHTYKHKANISVELQLRQEGLPKEIVDIAWQAQQRLCRRYQRLLQKGKHRNVVVVAIAREMIAYIWAIAREVVISDVDPKTRIARLPA
- a CDS encoding DUF4263 domain-containing protein; the encoded protein is MNNWELMNSNRALIQEVSEQWLDLISSQKVSEEMCHAFLSEHAGLFFCDDIRTLMCASKLNLGDDHQTDFVRLIDDGSNGFIYELIEIEKPTDKIFTKHGKASQKLADALKQIEDWRDWITDNTPQSNRLFPSKSALVFQKPRYIYTIYIGRRAEMLDMVKYRRRYEDAHKVNIRSFDRLAEELRFRMFSNRSYLYSAEENSLSLEELNELVNPFSKALNGKKWKQIVASPKFNCSHSYALNASLLLEHRESNELYEQFKRLG